Proteins from a genomic interval of Lolium perenne isolate Kyuss_39 chromosome 1, Kyuss_2.0, whole genome shotgun sequence:
- the LOC127342162 gene encoding uncharacterized protein — MGHKRIDSEWREVQVINGYAVLMAYSLFVFRGVGFLVVTWSTVVLLGGFVSMVDKFDFWSLTLITFIEILWINNSQVRERLSYLDGLFSSLGTVNRLLKRSWKLADDDPDMPVVKKLVVAVRVVIGWVLAPAHMVVSYLCIISLGCLMLFGMVITTWISIIGLKHPDYYGDADDERANLDPACNILYVLCVIQGALFLHFAILGFSQTRIVKQVSRAYGFPDDKAVSGYFHAVWAGCSKRPSSARERNLITYAIELMESKEPYRCLSGTLILERLLVREPSGKPKAPHSNLTKGTVFVDQQRSEENTGAHSNTGVEEQQQKPEMVIIEQQRSLIKKLIGSAAYTHILQKLLETLDSKSSNDREMRVAAARIVEHVATGGGIRLEQFPRGIQCISSLISTFQESEAESSDNQDTGRPSSSSKVKKSNVDNTNPLQRYRDLVLTGFRILWSLAGSEDNIIVISNTIHLVSKIMAPVTHDLVHRTHHGVWSTNVVEGSLKVILRFVTAKGEPAVQMRRQISSNDRAIATLETIVKCRQCKGGELQMNAMQILAQLCMVKTASRGTLTKILGDIFTNDVDSSIRSTAGKTLVELFLGGDCLASTLSEATFVGGLVKILLQVGDNGTCRESAAEILEHLCNHSYENCEDRSTLKNAMTDVMPKVLREILLGCGSTGKKGKPGYVIPETDVESGRKKKKKKHKDEKKTMEKNASSSRHNKHHKLHVTLLSLCVTACEKLDLDINAISPGDGDEGDKGECVAFNFAMKMVQLNGELITVNCLALMKLTTRMVIAEMVKHRGLLNPADLEGHMCSLSAVSENMIDLESSMVFDTTWATPAAAKTPAATLAVDKTLDDLVKEAQKLHGELKEQYYLAMQTVS; from the exons GATCAATAACTCCCAAGTCCGTGAAAGATTAAGCTATCTTGATGGTCTCTTCTCGAGCTTGGGTACGGTGAACAGGCTACTGAAGCGTAGCTGGAAGCTGGCAGACGATGACCCTGACATGCCAGTCGTCAAGAAACTCGTTGTAGCGGTTCGTGTGGTGATAGGGTGGGTTCTAGCGCCGGCTCACATGGTGGTGTCGTACCTATGCATCATCTCTCTGGGATGTCTCATGCTGTTTGGGATGGTCATCACCACCTGGATTTCCATAATCGGTTTAAAGCACCCTGACTATTACGGAGACGCGGATGATGAGAGAGCAAACCTGGATCCGGCCTGCAATATCTTGTATGTTCTGTGTGTGATCCAAGGTGCATTGTTCCTGCATTTTGCCATCTTAGGGTTTTCTCAGACAAGGATAGTGAAACAAGTGAGCCGGGCATACGGCTTCCCGGACGATAAGGCGGTTTCAGGCTACTTTCATGCAGTCTGGGCAGGATGCTCAAAGAGGCCCTCCTCCGCCAGAGAAAGGAACCTCATCACATATGCTATAGAGCTCATGGAGTCCAAGGAGCCTTATAGGTGCCTTTCCGGGACACTCATACTAGAGAGGCTACTCGTCCGGGAGCCTTCAGGCAAGCCTAAAGCTCCTCATAGTAATTTGACCAAAGGGACTGTTTTTGTGGATCAGCAGCGGTCAGAGGAGAATACAGGTGCTCATTCCAATACAGGAGTGGAGGAGCAACAGCAGAAACCGGAGATGGTGATCATCGAGCAGCAACGCAGCTTGATAAAGAAGCTCATCGGGTCTGCAGCCTACACCCACATCCTCCAGAAACTGCTGGAAACACTGGATTCAAAAAGCTCCAACGACAGAGAGATGAGGGTGGCAGCCGCGAGGATAGTGGAGCACGTTGCCACAGGTGGTGGGATTCGCCTGGAGCAGTTCCCACGAGGAATCCAATGCATATCATCCTTGATCAGCACGTTCCAAGAATCCGAGGCAGAATCATCCGACAACCAAGACACTGGGCGGCCATCCTCCTCGTCCAAAGTTAAGAAGAGCAACGTCGACAACACCAACCCGCTCCAAAGATACAGAGATCTAGTGCTGACGGGTTTTCGTATCCTCTGGAGCCTTGCAGGCAGCGAGGACAACATTATTGTCATAAGCAACACCATACATCTTGTCTCTAAGATCATGGCGCCTGTTACGCACGACCTAGTGCACCGCACCCATCACGGTGTGTGGTCCACTAATGTGGTAGAGGGATCACTGAAGGTGATTCTTCGATTCGTGACTGCAAAGGGGGAGCCTGCAGTCCAGATGCGTCGACAGATCTCGAGCAATGACAGAGCAATTGCCACCCTGGAGACTATAGTCAAGTGTAGGCAATGCAAAGGCGGAGAGCTGCAGATGAACGCCATGCAGATCCTCGCGCAACTATGCATGGTTAAAACTGCAAGCAGAGGTACTCTTACTAAGATCCTTGGGGATATCTTTACTAACGATGTTGATAGCTCCATCAGAAGTACGGCTGGTAAGACACTGGTGGAATTGTTTCTTGGCGGCGATTGTCTTGCCAGCACCCTATCCGAGGCCACTTTTGTAGGTGGTCTCGTTAAAATACTTCTACAAGTTGGGGACAATGGCACATGTAGAGAAAGTGCAGCAGAAATTCTGGAGCATCTATGTAATCACTCTTATGAGAATTGCGAGGACCGCAGTACACTCAAGAATGCCATGACCGATGTGATGCCAAAG GTGCTCAGAGAAATACTACTTGGTTGTGGGTCCACAGGAAAGAAAGGAAAACCTGGGTATGTCATACCAGAAACTGATGTCGAGAGTGggaggaaaaagaagaagaagaagcataaggATGAGAAGAAGACAATGGAGAAAAATGCCTCCTCCTCTCGTCACAACAAGCACCACAAGTTGCATGTTACCCTTCTATCCCTCTGCGTAACGGCGTGTGAGAAACTAGACCTCGATATCAACGCTATTTCGccaggagatggagacgaaggaGACAAAGGAGAATGCGTTGCCTTTAATTTTGCGATGAAGATGGTGCAGCTGAACGGTGAACTCATCACCGTCAACTGCCTGGCACTGATGAAGCTAACCACCAGGATGGTGATAGCAGAGATGGTGAAACACAGGGGCCTCCTCAATCCAGCTGACCTGGAGGGCCACATGTGCTCGCTGTCCGCCGTCTCCGAGAACATGATAGATCTCGAGAGCTCCATGGTTTTCGACACGACGTGGGCGACGCCGGCCGCTGCCAAGACCCCCGCTGCGACGCTCGCCGTTGACAAGACCCTGGATGACCTCGTGAAAGAAGCACAGAAACTCCACGGTGAACTCAAGGAGCAGTACTATCTGGCAATGCAGACTGTCAGTTAA